The Solibacillus sp. FSL R7-0682 genome includes a window with the following:
- a CDS encoding tyrosine-type recombinase/integrase, whose product MTTMDKAVKEYMKRGVPHYMVKMYGGIDPYTKKQIDITKRGFKTKTEAKAFYAQKQAEMLQRNDTDNPNLTFEQFYHSYYERYLQNCSLEKSTLGKIKGIFKNHILPFYGDLKLKNISHQVTLRSFEVWKEKLQKPSKVAIELKKCLEQAVYDDFIIKNPVKIKDLRVWEKKEGRKRDNAQGNKLFYTSDEIDLFIEKLKTTDDISKIAIFLVFVNLGLRKGELLALQWQDIDFPNKKIRIHQAIGTDESNKPYIKSTKNSYERTLDIDEETFQALLKWKELQEEQLKWQSLEHQGDKQFIFPNNKNTFYNNSKLNTWLKKFQTQHGLKLVSIHGLRHSCATRIYYRTNDVKFIQHFLGHTDITTTVDTYIHCIPELGGILVKPFKRAA is encoded by the coding sequence ATGACAACAATGGACAAAGCAGTTAAAGAATATATGAAAAGAGGCGTTCCTCATTATATGGTGAAAATGTATGGGGGTATCGATCCTTATACGAAAAAGCAAATCGACATTACAAAGCGTGGTTTTAAAACAAAAACAGAAGCAAAAGCTTTTTATGCTCAAAAGCAAGCAGAAATGCTACAACGAAATGATACTGACAATCCAAACCTTACATTTGAGCAATTCTATCATTCTTACTATGAAAGATATCTTCAAAATTGTTCACTCGAAAAAAGTACTTTAGGGAAAATTAAAGGTATTTTCAAAAACCACATCCTACCTTTTTACGGAGATTTAAAGCTTAAAAATATTTCTCACCAAGTTACATTGCGATCTTTTGAAGTATGGAAAGAAAAATTACAAAAACCATCAAAGGTAGCAATCGAACTAAAAAAATGCTTAGAACAAGCTGTCTATGACGATTTCATTATAAAAAATCCCGTTAAAATCAAAGATTTACGAGTATGGGAAAAAAAAGAAGGAAGAAAGAGAGATAATGCACAAGGTAATAAACTGTTCTATACATCTGATGAAATAGATTTATTTATTGAAAAACTGAAAACAACAGATGATATATCAAAAATCGCAATTTTTCTAGTGTTTGTAAATTTAGGCTTACGCAAAGGGGAACTACTTGCACTGCAATGGCAAGATATTGATTTTCCAAACAAAAAAATCCGCATTCATCAAGCTATTGGTACGGACGAATCGAATAAGCCTTATATTAAAAGCACAAAAAACTCGTATGAAAGAACACTTGATATTGATGAAGAAACTTTCCAAGCTTTATTAAAATGGAAGGAACTTCAGGAAGAGCAATTAAAGTGGCAAAGTCTTGAGCATCAAGGCGATAAGCAATTTATCTTCCCAAACAATAAAAATACTTTTTACAATAATAGCAAGTTAAATACCTGGTTAAAAAAGTTCCAAACTCAACACGGATTAAAACTTGTATCAATTCATGGCTTACGTCACTCTTGTGCTACCCGCATCTATTATCGAACGAATGATGTAAAATTCATTCAACATTTCTTAGGTCACACAGACATAACAACAACAGTAGATACGTATATTCATTGCATTCCCGAATTAGGGGGTATATTAGTAAAGCCATTTAAACGAGCTGCATAA
- a CDS encoding SNF2-related protein — MTTPYHAKYFAHELTRITSGEGIEKLSQSLFDANVDLNPHQIEAALFAFKSPLSKGVLLADEVGLGKTIEAGLVLCQYWAERKRKLIIICPASLRKQWSNELEEKFNLPTLILESSSFNRFVKEGMSNPFNQNKIIITSFQFANRKKEQIRLTNFDLVVIDEAHKLRNVYQTKNKLGKGIKWAIEDSKKILLTATPLQNSLMELYGLSTLIDDHLFGDVTSFRNQYVKGEQDLNELRGRLKDFTNRTLRSQVQEYIRYTERKTITVPFTPADNEYELYQLISEFLLREDTYAIPKRQRVLTTLILRKLLASSSYAIANTLKTIKERLLLQYNNQEYQDLTNLSSEIIFDDEMEYDILEELEDETEDEEIIEDEPSLSMEKLKKEIEELEDLEQRARIIQVDSKSKALLTAIETGFKEMASMNAKRKVLIFTESKRTQQYLKDFLESNGYANKVVLFNGTNTDVESKQIYEKWLINDENAQNISGSKTADKRQALIDHFKNYAEIMIATESAAEGVNLQFCSLIINYDLPWNPQRIEQRIGRCHRYGQKHDVVVINFLNKRNEADIRVLELLQDKFNLFAGVLGASDEVLGTIESGVDFEKRILSIYQQCRTPEEINLAFKQLQDELEDQIKNKLDDTHRSLLEHFDEDVHQRLKMHVSETVLHLDRFSQMFWNVTSYMLKPYATFDEKTYSFEVIKPIPSIENSNGNYQLKMKERSLQKKTHQVYRLSHPIGETVLEMSKLLNTECYEVIFNISNHPTKISVIENLKGQRGYLILKKLIIVSYQREEYLLFNGFTLDGQTVEPDIFEKMFNCNAVVNEDVKVNHELMHRLKQDSKQHVSATVNKSLENNHRFFNEERERLEKWADDMMYSVEKELQDLKVKIKEVKRKSRQSISIEEQHKFQKELQELEKIQRRKRQQIFEAEDEIAERRDELINELENQMIQTTFEEELFIIQWRVV, encoded by the coding sequence GTGACAACACCGTATCATGCAAAATATTTTGCACATGAATTAACACGTATTACATCTGGGGAGGGGATAGAGAAGCTTTCTCAATCATTATTTGATGCAAATGTAGATTTAAATCCACATCAAATAGAAGCAGCATTATTTGCATTTAAATCACCTTTATCAAAAGGGGTACTTCTGGCTGATGAAGTGGGTCTTGGAAAAACAATAGAAGCAGGATTAGTACTCTGTCAGTATTGGGCTGAGCGAAAAAGAAAATTGATTATTATTTGTCCTGCATCATTAAGAAAACAGTGGAGTAATGAATTAGAAGAAAAATTTAATTTACCAACACTAATTTTAGAATCGTCATCTTTTAATCGATTTGTAAAAGAAGGAATGAGTAATCCATTTAATCAAAATAAAATCATTATTACTTCTTTTCAATTTGCAAACCGCAAAAAAGAGCAAATACGTTTAACTAATTTCGATTTGGTTGTGATAGATGAGGCTCATAAATTACGAAATGTGTATCAAACAAAAAATAAACTTGGAAAGGGAATAAAATGGGCTATCGAAGATTCAAAAAAAATACTGTTAACTGCAACCCCTCTTCAAAACTCACTTATGGAACTTTACGGTTTATCAACATTGATAGATGATCATTTATTTGGAGACGTTACTTCATTCCGTAATCAATATGTAAAAGGAGAACAAGATCTAAATGAACTAAGGGGTAGATTAAAAGACTTTACAAATAGAACGTTAAGATCTCAAGTGCAAGAATATATTCGTTATACGGAAAGAAAGACGATAACTGTTCCCTTTACGCCAGCTGACAATGAATATGAACTTTACCAATTAATTTCTGAATTTTTATTAAGAGAAGATACATATGCAATACCTAAACGACAAAGAGTATTAACCACACTGATATTGAGAAAGTTACTAGCATCATCATCATATGCAATTGCAAATACATTAAAAACAATTAAGGAACGTCTCTTATTACAATACAATAATCAAGAGTATCAAGATTTAACAAATCTAAGTTCTGAAATTATTTTCGATGATGAGATGGAATATGACATTTTAGAAGAACTAGAAGATGAAACAGAAGATGAAGAAATCATTGAAGATGAACCAAGTCTATCAATGGAAAAACTCAAAAAGGAAATTGAAGAATTAGAGGATTTAGAACAACGTGCCAGAATAATACAAGTGGATAGTAAAAGTAAAGCGTTACTTACAGCTATAGAAACAGGTTTTAAGGAAATGGCATCTATGAATGCTAAAAGAAAAGTACTAATTTTCACTGAGTCAAAAAGAACTCAACAATACTTGAAAGATTTTTTAGAATCAAATGGCTACGCAAACAAGGTTGTTTTATTCAATGGTACAAATACGGATGTAGAATCAAAACAAATTTACGAAAAATGGCTGATTAATGATGAAAATGCACAAAATATAAGTGGCTCTAAAACAGCTGATAAAAGACAAGCGTTAATTGACCATTTTAAAAATTATGCAGAAATTATGATTGCAACAGAGTCTGCAGCAGAAGGTGTAAACCTTCAATTCTGTTCTTTAATTATTAACTATGATTTACCTTGGAATCCACAGCGTATTGAACAACGAATTGGGCGTTGTCATCGCTATGGTCAAAAACATGATGTAGTAGTTATTAACTTCCTTAATAAAAGAAACGAAGCAGATATAAGAGTATTGGAGCTTCTACAAGATAAGTTTAATTTATTTGCAGGAGTATTAGGGGCATCAGATGAAGTATTGGGTACAATTGAATCTGGTGTAGATTTTGAAAAACGTATTTTATCAATATATCAACAGTGTAGAACGCCAGAAGAAATTAATTTAGCGTTTAAACAATTACAAGATGAATTAGAAGATCAAATAAAAAATAAGTTAGACGACACGCATCGAAGCTTACTTGAACATTTTGATGAAGATGTACATCAACGTCTAAAGATGCATGTATCGGAAACTGTGCTACATTTAGACCGTTTCAGTCAAATGTTTTGGAATGTAACATCATATATGTTGAAGCCCTATGCAACTTTTGATGAAAAGACGTACTCGTTTGAAGTGATAAAGCCTATACCATCTATTGAAAATAGTAATGGTAATTATCAATTGAAAATGAAAGAAAGATCTTTACAAAAGAAAACACATCAAGTGTATAGGCTGTCCCATCCAATTGGGGAAACTGTCCTTGAAATGAGTAAACTATTAAATACAGAATGTTATGAAGTTATTTTTAATATTTCAAATCATCCAACTAAAATTTCAGTAATTGAAAATTTAAAAGGTCAACGGGGGTATTTGATACTAAAAAAGCTAATAATTGTTTCTTATCAACGAGAAGAATATTTGCTGTTTAATGGATTTACTTTAGATGGTCAAACCGTTGAACCAGATATTTTTGAAAAAATGTTTAATTGTAATGCTGTTGTAAATGAGGATGTGAAGGTAAATCATGAATTGATGCATCGATTGAAGCAGGATAGTAAACAACATGTATCTGCAACAGTTAATAAATCGCTTGAGAACAATCACCGCTTTTTCAATGAGGAGCGAGAAAGACTAGAAAAATGGGCAGATGACATGATGTATAGCGTGGAAAAAGAGTTACAGGATCTTAAGGTGAAAATTAAAGAAGTTAAAAGAAAATCCAGACAATCCATTTCAATCGAAGAGCAGCATAAATTTCAAAAGGAACTACAAGAATTAGAAAAAATACAACGTAGGAAACGCCAGCAAATATTTGAAGCAGAAGATGAAATTGCAGAACGTCGAGATGAATTAATTAATGAATTAGAAAATCAAATGATTCAAACCACTTTCGAGGAAGAATTATTTATAATACAATGGAGAGTTGTATAA
- a CDS encoding DNA methyltransferase, with product MSKQLEKFISLLEEMFQFDQADLDFGIYRIMNQKREEIQSFLKNDLVPQVNESFEKFKGYEVDVIKQQLEQLEKQLSDMGVAKESSEKYQSLSAKLSQSVDTITLENEVYSHLTNFFKRYYSEGDFISQRRYKKDVYAIPYEGEEVKLHWANADQYYVKSSEQFKDYTFSFNDGKIVNFKLTDATTEQNNNKEKEDKERRFILFEENPIILKDNELTIQFEYKIPAIQKKQGIINKEIIDKLSLAISEEKWKSRLFAVEASEKDKNRTVIEKHLNTYTAKNTFDYFIHKDLEGFLKRELDFFIKNEIMHLDDLNTENEIEIDNYLSKIKVFKSIGYKIIGFLAQLENFQKKLWLKKKFVVATNYCITLDRIPEYLYPEILNNQKQIDEWIKLYKINQIQDDLLQNGFSEPLTVDFLKQNPYLVIDTIHFDTNFKNRVLSNFDDIDTELNGLLVHGDNFQGLNLIQKKYNKKIQGIYIDPPYNTNGSEIVYKNGYKDSSWATLMYDRLSIAKKLLTPSAPMCVTIDEYAVDLLGYVIKQSMSNYKIRPVIIEYNHRGRVKKNFAITHEYGLWVIPNNEDVITKKRENSEDIKRNLRRTGTDSMRTDSPKQFYGIEVNKETLEIVGVTDSLDVNEPIPQHNNPSTKMIWPIDDDGIERRWYYGVNRIMDDVKEGTIWAKKIKGKIQIHYFQAGKPKARKSIWSGSLMDSSTYGSELLNDIFGSGNVNFSFPKSIHAVQESLEAMSLFKEAIFMDFFGGSGTTGHAVINLNRNDQGNRKYILMEMGSYFDTTTKVRIKKIIYSPKWDNGTPLEKGTSHCFKYIRLESYEDTLNNIELRQTEQQKLAINEYMSTNAKEEYMLSYMLENESQGSSSLLSIDAFNNPFDFKMKISNGNEIKIESIDLVETFNYLLGLHVKTIDFIQGCQLVKGYLSDGDKILIIWRNIEEVSNEELNKLLKKLDINSRDFEYNRIYVNGDNHIENLKVDESNWKVRLIEEEFKTLMFDVNDI from the coding sequence ATGAGCAAACAATTAGAAAAATTTATTTCCCTGCTTGAAGAAATGTTTCAGTTTGACCAAGCAGATTTAGATTTTGGTATTTATCGAATTATGAATCAAAAACGTGAAGAAATTCAGAGTTTTTTAAAGAATGATTTAGTACCTCAAGTGAACGAGTCATTCGAAAAATTTAAAGGTTATGAAGTGGATGTAATTAAGCAACAGTTAGAACAATTAGAAAAACAATTGTCAGATATGGGTGTTGCAAAAGAAAGTTCTGAGAAATATCAATCATTATCTGCAAAATTATCACAAAGTGTAGATACTATTACTTTAGAAAATGAAGTGTATTCACATTTAACTAATTTCTTTAAGCGATACTACAGTGAAGGAGATTTTATTTCTCAAAGAAGATATAAAAAAGATGTATACGCAATTCCATATGAGGGTGAGGAAGTAAAACTACATTGGGCAAATGCAGACCAATACTACGTAAAATCATCGGAGCAATTTAAAGATTATACATTTTCATTTAATGATGGGAAAATAGTGAACTTTAAATTGACTGATGCAACAACAGAGCAAAATAATAATAAAGAAAAAGAAGATAAAGAGCGTCGTTTTATTTTATTTGAAGAGAATCCTATTATATTGAAGGATAATGAATTAACTATCCAATTTGAATATAAAATTCCTGCTATTCAGAAAAAGCAAGGTATCATTAATAAAGAAATTATTGACAAATTATCTTTAGCTATTTCTGAGGAAAAATGGAAATCAAGGTTATTTGCAGTGGAAGCTAGTGAGAAAGATAAAAATAGAACAGTTATCGAAAAACATTTAAATACTTATACTGCAAAAAATACATTTGATTATTTTATTCACAAGGACTTAGAAGGTTTTTTGAAGCGTGAATTAGATTTCTTTATAAAAAACGAAATTATGCATTTAGATGATTTAAATACAGAGAATGAAATTGAAATCGATAATTATTTAAGTAAAATTAAAGTCTTCAAATCAATAGGGTATAAGATTATCGGTTTTTTAGCACAATTAGAAAATTTTCAAAAGAAGCTGTGGCTGAAAAAGAAATTTGTTGTGGCAACCAATTATTGTATTACTTTAGATCGCATTCCTGAATATCTATATCCAGAAATATTAAATAATCAAAAACAAATAGATGAATGGATTAAATTATATAAAATAAATCAAATTCAAGATGACTTACTACAAAATGGGTTTTCTGAACCTTTAACAGTAGATTTTTTAAAGCAAAACCCATATTTAGTAATCGATACTATTCATTTTGATACTAATTTTAAAAATAGAGTTTTATCTAATTTTGATGATATTGATACAGAATTAAATGGTCTTTTAGTACATGGAGATAACTTTCAGGGCTTAAACTTAATACAAAAAAAATATAATAAAAAAATACAAGGTATTTATATTGATCCTCCATATAACACGAATGGTTCTGAAATTGTATATAAGAATGGATATAAGGATAGTTCATGGGCTACATTAATGTACGATCGTTTATCCATAGCTAAAAAATTATTAACACCATCTGCTCCTATGTGTGTAACTATCGATGAATATGCAGTAGACTTGCTTGGTTATGTAATTAAACAAAGTATGTCTAATTATAAAATTAGACCAGTAATTATAGAATATAATCATCGAGGGCGTGTGAAAAAGAATTTTGCAATAACTCATGAATATGGATTATGGGTTATCCCGAATAATGAAGATGTTATAACGAAAAAACGAGAAAATTCAGAAGACATTAAAAGGAATTTACGAAGAACTGGTACAGACTCAATGCGTACAGACTCCCCTAAACAATTCTATGGAATTGAAGTAAATAAAGAAACTTTAGAAATTGTAGGGGTTACAGATTCACTTGATGTAAACGAACCCATCCCGCAACACAATAATCCATCTACTAAAATGATTTGGCCAATAGATGATGATGGTATTGAACGTCGATGGTACTATGGCGTGAATAGAATAATGGACGATGTAAAAGAGGGTACTATATGGGCAAAGAAAATTAAAGGGAAAATACAAATTCATTATTTCCAGGCAGGAAAACCAAAAGCTAGAAAATCTATATGGTCAGGGTCTTTAATGGATTCGAGTACTTATGGATCTGAATTATTAAATGACATTTTTGGTTCAGGTAATGTAAATTTTTCTTTCCCAAAAAGTATACATGCTGTTCAAGAATCATTAGAAGCAATGTCTTTATTTAAAGAAGCTATATTTATGGACTTCTTTGGCGGTTCTGGAACTACTGGTCATGCAGTTATTAATTTAAATAGAAATGATCAAGGTAATAGAAAATATATTTTAATGGAGATGGGAAGCTATTTTGATACAACAACAAAAGTTCGTATAAAAAAGATTATTTATTCTCCAAAATGGGATAATGGAACTCCGTTAGAAAAGGGTACTAGTCATTGCTTTAAATATATTCGTTTAGAATCTTATGAAGATACCTTAAACAACATTGAATTAAGACAAACTGAGCAGCAAAAATTAGCAATAAATGAGTATATGTCTACTAATGCAAAAGAGGAGTATATGCTTTCATATATGTTAGAGAATGAATCTCAAGGTAGTTCATCTTTATTAAGTATCGATGCTTTTAATAATCCATTTGATTTTAAAATGAAAATCTCAAATGGAAATGAAATAAAAATTGAATCTATAGATTTAGTAGAAACATTCAATTATTTGTTAGGTTTACACGTTAAAACAATAGACTTTATACAAGGATGTCAATTAGTGAAAGGATATTTAAGTGATGGTGATAAAATTTTAATCATTTGGCGTAATATAGAAGAAGTATCGAATGAAGAGTTGAATAAGCTACTTAAAAAATTAGATATTAATTCACGTGATTTTGAATATAATCGTATTTATGTAAATGGAGATAATCATATTGAAAATTTAAAAGTGGATGAAAGTAATTGGAAAGTTCGACTAATCGAAGAAGAATTTAAAACACTTATGTTTGATGTAAATGATATTTAA
- a CDS encoding helix-turn-helix domain-containing protein → MELTIEKSIEEKIESLITQSLEKILEKNIESILDTKLDSYLGKKLGFSPDKNLDETFAQHNEFTAKEWLNVQESCDYIGISYKSLQKLIDEGLKFNSIGRSKRFSKTEINHFLKNVQA, encoded by the coding sequence ATGGAACTAACTATTGAAAAATCAATCGAAGAAAAAATTGAAAGCTTAATTACTCAAAGCCTTGAAAAAATCCTTGAAAAAAACATTGAATCGATCCTTGATACAAAGCTTGATTCTTACCTTGGAAAAAAGCTTGGATTTTCTCCTGATAAAAACCTTGATGAAACATTTGCACAGCATAATGAGTTTACAGCTAAAGAGTGGCTAAACGTTCAGGAATCTTGCGACTATATAGGAATTTCCTACAAAAGCTTACAAAAGCTTATTGATGAAGGGCTTAAATTTAATTCAATTGGTCGAAGCAAGCGATTTTCCAAAACGGAAATAAATCACTTTTTAAAAAATGTACAAGCATAA